The following are encoded together in the Bacteroidales bacterium MB20-C3-3 genome:
- a CDS encoding TIGR01212 family radical SAM protein (This family includes YhcC from E. coli K-12, an uncharacterized radical SAM protein.): MEKVMPLFSEGRRYNSFVGYFRERYGTRLQKIVVDAGFTCPNRDGSAGMGGCTYCDNDAFHPSYSTPDKPIIQQIEEGIAFHKNRYRRAAGYLAYFQPYSNTYAPLEILKKRYYEALSHPEVRGVVLGTRPDCIDSEKLDWLAELAREKVVIVEYGVESVYDTTLKRINRGHDYATTLQAIEETAKRGIDQGAHFIFGLPGESKEQMIAMAAEINKMAVNSVKFHQLQIVKGTYMEQEFAESPQDFVQFSLEEYIDFFIDFLELLRPDIHIERFAGEVPPKFVNNMPWGTIRYTEIHRLMEKRLSERDTWQSRRYNP; encoded by the coding sequence GTGGAAAAAGTGATGCCACTATTCAGTGAGGGGAGAAGATATAACTCATTTGTGGGTTATTTCAGGGAGAGGTACGGAACAAGATTACAAAAAATTGTTGTTGACGCAGGCTTCACATGCCCAAACAGGGACGGAAGTGCCGGGATGGGCGGATGCACATATTGTGATAATGATGCCTTCCATCCATCCTACTCAACACCTGACAAGCCGATAATTCAGCAAATAGAGGAGGGTATAGCCTTTCACAAAAACAGATACAGAAGGGCTGCAGGATATCTTGCATATTTTCAGCCCTACTCTAATACATATGCACCTCTAGAGATACTGAAAAAGAGATATTACGAGGCTCTCTCTCATCCTGAAGTTAGAGGAGTGGTGCTGGGAACCAGACCGGACTGCATTGACAGCGAAAAACTGGACTGGCTGGCAGAGCTGGCCAGAGAAAAAGTTGTTATTGTTGAGTATGGCGTTGAGTCAGTTTACGACACAACTCTAAAGCGTATAAACAGGGGTCACGACTACGCCACAACACTTCAAGCCATAGAGGAGACAGCTAAAAGAGGGATTGACCAGGGTGCCCATTTTATATTCGGGCTACCTGGTGAGTCTAAGGAGCAGATGATTGCAATGGCTGCCGAAATCAACAAAATGGCTGTAAATTCAGTTAAATTTCATCAGTTGCAGATTGTAAAAGGAACCTATATGGAGCAAGAATTCGCAGAGAGTCCTCAGGACTTTGTCCAATTTTCCCTTGAAGAGTATATTGATTTCTTTATAGATTTTCTTGAGCTGCTCAGACCTGATATTCACATAGAGAGATTTGCCGGAGAGGTTCCGCCCAAATTTGTCAACAATATGCCATGGGGAACAATCAGGTATACTGAGATTCACAGATTAATGGAGAAGAGGCTTAGCGAACGGGACACCTGGCAGTCCCGTCGCTACAACCCATAA
- the guaB gene encoding IMP dehydrogenase has product MQSLSNRFIPEGLTFDDVLLIPARSEVLPREVDLSTMFSRNIKISAPVVSAAMDTVTEAALAIEIAREGGIGVIHKNMPIEAQMEHVRKVKRAENGMIYDPITILKDSTVGGAIQIMKENGIGGIPVVDENHKLIGIVTNRDLRFIDNMKTPIEEIMTKENLITAPKGTDLQQASAILKRYKIEKLPVVDNNGKLIGLLTYKDITKIKDNPQASKDEKGRLLVAAAVGVGSDTLLKIEKLVSVGTDAVVIDTAHGHSVNVLKTIKSAKDAFPGLEIIAGNIATAEAAKALAECGVDGVKVGIGPGSICTTRVVAGVGVPQLTAIMLAAEALKGTGIPIIADGGIRYSGDIVKALAAGASTIMAGSLFAGVDESPGETIILNGRKFKAYRGMGSLEAMQQGSKDRYFQDMEDDIKKLVPEGIVAQVPYKGTLSEVIYQMLGGLRAGMGYCGARNLQELTKASFIRVTAAGVIENHPHDVTITRESPNYSR; this is encoded by the coding sequence ATGCAATCACTATCAAACAGATTCATCCCTGAAGGGCTTACCTTTGACGACGTTCTCCTTATTCCTGCACGCAGTGAAGTTTTACCCAGAGAGGTAGACCTCTCTACTATGTTCTCAAGGAACATTAAAATCAGTGCTCCGGTGGTCTCTGCTGCAATGGATACCGTTACAGAGGCGGCTCTTGCAATTGAGATAGCCCGTGAGGGGGGAATTGGTGTTATTCACAAGAATATGCCCATAGAGGCTCAGATGGAGCATGTAAGGAAGGTGAAGAGGGCAGAGAACGGAATGATATATGACCCCATCACAATTCTAAAGGACTCTACTGTTGGGGGAGCAATCCAGATAATGAAGGAGAATGGAATTGGCGGAATTCCTGTTGTAGATGAAAATCATAAACTTATAGGTATTGTTACTAACAGAGACCTGAGGTTTATTGATAACATGAAGACTCCCATTGAGGAAATAATGACCAAAGAGAATCTTATTACAGCACCAAAAGGGACAGATCTTCAGCAGGCATCTGCAATTCTGAAAAGATATAAAATAGAGAAATTGCCTGTAGTTGATAATAACGGCAAATTAATAGGTCTGCTTACTTACAAGGATATAACTAAGATTAAAGATAATCCCCAGGCCAGCAAAGATGAAAAGGGGCGCCTCCTGGTGGCTGCAGCTGTTGGCGTTGGTTCAGACACACTGCTTAAAATTGAAAAGCTGGTTTCAGTGGGTACCGATGCAGTTGTGATAGACACAGCTCACGGACACTCGGTAAATGTTCTTAAAACAATTAAAAGTGCCAAGGATGCCTTTCCGGGACTTGAAATAATAGCAGGGAATATTGCAACGGCAGAGGCAGCCAAAGCACTCGCAGAGTGTGGTGTAGACGGAGTTAAGGTTGGTATTGGCCCCGGTTCAATTTGTACAACAAGAGTTGTGGCAGGAGTGGGTGTTCCTCAGCTTACAGCAATTATGCTGGCTGCAGAGGCACTAAAGGGCACAGGCATTCCGATTATTGCAGATGGTGGAATCAGGTATTCAGGAGATATTGTAAAGGCACTGGCAGCCGGAGCCTCCACAATTATGGCAGGGTCTTTGTTTGCAGGAGTAGATGAGTCTCCGGGTGAGACAATTATTTTAAACGGAAGGAAGTTTAAAGCATACAGAGGGATGGGATCACTTGAAGCTATGCAGCAGGGTTCAAAAGACAGATATTTCCAGGATATGGAGGATGATATTAAGAAACTTGTTCCTGAAGGTATTGTTGCTCAGGTTCCTTACAAAGGCACCCTGAGTGAAGTTATTTACCAGATGCTTGGGGGGCTGAGAGCCGGAATGGGTTATTGCGGAGCCAGAAATCTCCAGGAACTTACTAAGGCAAGCTTCATAAGGGTAACCGCTGCAGGTGTAATTGAAAATCACCCTCACGATGTAACCATCACAAGAGAGTCTCCAAACTACAGCAGGTAA
- a CDS encoding YhcH/YjgK/YiaL family protein, producing MIVDSLKGFERYTSLHPLFDKAFKYIGRTDLLSMEPGEYEIEGRDIYCKIWEGECKDNEIPKLEVHDTYIDIHIVLKGTETIGTRDRSRCQGDNIPYDQTNDVAFLEEEPENFVSLGESNLAVIFTHDAHAPLIGNGFLKKAVIKIRM from the coding sequence ATGATAGTAGATTCACTTAAAGGATTTGAAAGATATACCTCCCTGCATCCGCTGTTTGACAAGGCATTCAAATATATAGGGAGAACAGACCTGCTCTCAATGGAGCCCGGTGAATATGAAATAGAGGGGCGTGATATCTATTGTAAAATTTGGGAGGGAGAGTGCAAAGACAACGAAATTCCAAAGCTTGAGGTTCACGATACATATATTGACATTCACATAGTCCTGAAAGGCACAGAGACCATAGGAACAAGAGACAGGAGCAGATGCCAGGGAGACAACATCCCATATGATCAGACAAATGATGTGGCATTTCTTGAAGAGGAGCCGGAAAATTTTGTAAGTCTTGGAGAGAGTAATCTGGCTGTAATTTTTACTCATGATGCACATGCACCGCTCATAGGAAATGGCTTTCTTAAAAAAGCTGTCATCAAAATAAGAATGTAG
- a CDS encoding C40 family peptidase gives MKKLLLIFSAAFLVFGCTSESEKEKIEGTFSGIFDKVKEEFAPDRRAKTFEAKLEVSEKGDTVILRGSTTESAAKDALIAKLSEAGIDALDSMVMLPHPALGDKVFGITNQSAINFRYSPNYSSESATQTVMGAPLQILEKRGGWTRAVTPEGYIAWVSSGSIAYMNESEFNGWRAAQKVIITTHYTLYRAGASETSAVVADGIMGNIVKFVANAGPYVKVQLPDGREAFVLTANTADFSKWLASRNPSPENILATARQFVGFPYMWGGTSVKAMDCSGFTKTVFFLNGVILERDASQQAKTGEDVELTEDFGNLKAGDLLFFGSKATEERPERITHVGIYMANGEFIHAATSVRINSLLKDAPNYYEGSTRLVRARRILTMIDKDPDIISVSKHAWYVAN, from the coding sequence ATGAAAAAACTATTGTTAATTTTTTCGGCAGCCTTTTTAGTATTCGGCTGTACGAGTGAGTCTGAGAAAGAGAAGATTGAGGGTACATTCTCCGGAATTTTCGATAAGGTTAAAGAGGAGTTTGCTCCTGACAGGAGAGCTAAAACTTTCGAAGCAAAACTTGAAGTTTCTGAAAAAGGAGATACTGTTATTCTCAGAGGTTCCACAACTGAGTCTGCTGCAAAGGATGCTCTTATAGCAAAACTTTCTGAGGCCGGAATTGATGCTCTTGATAGTATGGTAATGCTTCCTCACCCTGCACTTGGTGACAAAGTATTCGGTATAACAAACCAATCTGCAATCAATTTCAGATACTCTCCCAACTACTCAAGTGAATCGGCTACACAAACCGTTATGGGAGCCCCTTTGCAAATTCTTGAGAAGAGGGGAGGATGGACAAGAGCTGTCACACCTGAGGGTTACATAGCATGGGTTTCATCCGGAAGTATTGCCTATATGAACGAGTCAGAATTTAATGGGTGGAGGGCTGCTCAAAAGGTAATTATTACAACTCACTATACTCTTTACAGGGCAGGTGCATCTGAGACTTCAGCTGTGGTTGCTGACGGAATCATGGGTAATATCGTGAAGTTTGTAGCCAATGCAGGACCTTATGTGAAGGTTCAGCTTCCTGACGGCAGAGAGGCATTTGTACTTACTGCAAATACTGCAGATTTCTCAAAATGGCTGGCATCAAGGAATCCATCACCTGAGAATATTCTTGCAACTGCCAGACAGTTTGTCGGTTTTCCATATATGTGGGGAGGGACATCAGTTAAGGCAATGGACTGCTCCGGATTTACCAAAACAGTATTTTTCCTTAATGGCGTAATCCTTGAAAGAGATGCCTCTCAGCAGGCAAAAACAGGGGAAGATGTTGAGCTTACGGAGGATTTTGGAAATCTTAAAGCAGGCGATCTTCTCTTCTTTGGTTCAAAGGCTACAGAAGAGAGGCCTGAGAGAATTACTCATGTTGGTATATATATGGCAAATGGTGAATTTATCCACGCTGCAACATCAGTTAGAATAAACTCACTTCTAAAAGATGCCCCAAATTATTATGAAGGATCTACAAGGCTTGTAAGGGCAAGAAGAATTCTTACAATGATTGACAAGGATCCGGATATTATATCTGTGTCAAAACACGCCTGGTATGTGGCTAACTAG
- a CDS encoding family 10 glycosylhydrolase yields the protein MILFKKQIVKLLSVLLFVTISIINSVEAKAQHDGKREWRGVWIATVNNIDWPSSPNLSTDQQKRELIQMLDLYKSLNFNAVVLQIRPTADAFYKSELEPWSIYLTGDQKRAPAPFYDPLAFAIEEAHKRGMELHTWLNPYRVSQNVNNIKDMSPDHIYRKKPHLFVKHGNKLYFDPAYPETREFLTKVIKDLVTRYDLDGIHFDDYFYPNNDFSDESSFAKHNRGFKREDKMAWRRENVDLVVKMLRDTIKSVKPFVKFGISPYAVWRNKAEDPRGSDTRSFGYTNYDHLHADILKWMEEGWLDYILPQLYFNIGYPAADFKILAEWWRDNSAGTPVYGGLGTYRLDPAAKIEAWRSADEIKKQAEMLRGITEYQGVCYFSAKDMKKNVVGINSVLEGLYTNPSIIPSLRGFETTPPSPPAEAKIVVKSGAPYLEWSGDPLPAGDAPLEECNSERAYYYLIYKFEKGATPDFNNSKAIIALTGERSLKIQESGLYDYYISALDRLYNESKAVKFTK from the coding sequence ATGATATTATTTAAAAAGCAGATTGTCAAATTGTTATCGGTTTTATTATTTGTAACAATTTCAATAATAAACTCTGTTGAAGCAAAGGCTCAACATGACGGAAAAAGAGAGTGGAGAGGAGTGTGGATAGCCACAGTTAATAACATTGACTGGCCATCATCTCCAAACCTCTCAACTGACCAGCAGAAGAGAGAGTTAATTCAGATGCTTGATCTTTATAAGAGTTTGAATTTTAATGCTGTTGTTCTTCAGATAAGACCAACCGCAGATGCGTTCTATAAATCAGAGCTTGAACCATGGTCAATTTATCTGACAGGTGATCAGAAGAGAGCTCCGGCCCCTTTTTACGATCCTCTTGCATTTGCAATTGAAGAGGCTCATAAAAGAGGGATGGAGTTGCACACCTGGTTAAATCCTTACAGAGTGAGCCAGAATGTAAATAATATCAAGGATATGTCACCTGATCATATTTACAGAAAAAAGCCACACCTCTTTGTAAAGCATGGCAACAAACTATATTTTGACCCCGCCTATCCGGAGACCAGAGAGTTTCTTACAAAAGTTATCAAAGATTTGGTTACAAGATACGACCTTGACGGAATCCATTTTGATGACTATTTCTACCCAAATAATGATTTTTCTGATGAATCCTCCTTTGCAAAACATAACAGAGGGTTCAAGAGGGAGGATAAAATGGCATGGAGAAGGGAGAATGTAGATTTGGTTGTAAAAATGTTAAGAGACACAATAAAATCAGTCAAGCCCTTTGTGAAGTTTGGGATTAGCCCATACGCTGTTTGGAGAAATAAGGCAGAGGATCCAAGAGGATCTGATACCAGAAGTTTTGGATATACAAACTACGACCACCTGCACGCAGACATTCTTAAATGGATGGAGGAGGGGTGGCTTGATTATATTTTGCCACAGCTCTATTTCAACATTGGTTATCCTGCTGCCGATTTCAAAATACTTGCAGAGTGGTGGAGGGATAACTCAGCCGGTACTCCGGTATATGGAGGACTGGGTACATACAGACTGGACCCTGCAGCAAAAATTGAGGCATGGAGATCTGCGGATGAGATTAAAAAGCAGGCAGAGATGCTCAGGGGTATTACGGAATACCAGGGGGTCTGCTATTTCAGTGCAAAGGATATGAAGAAGAATGTGGTTGGTATTAATTCTGTACTTGAAGGGCTCTATACCAATCCTTCCATTATCCCCTCTCTGAGAGGTTTTGAAACAACTCCTCCTTCACCTCCTGCAGAGGCAAAAATTGTTGTGAAATCGGGGGCGCCCTATCTTGAGTGGAGCGGAGATCCTCTTCCTGCAGGGGATGCTCCTCTTGAGGAATGTAACTCTGAAAGGGCTTATTATTACCTGATATATAAATTTGAAAAGGGTGCTACACCTGATTTTAATAACAGCAAGGCAATTATAGCACTGACAGGTGAGAGAAGTTTGAAGATTCAGGAGAGCGGATTATATGATTACTATATCTCTGCACTGGATCGCCTCTACAATGAAAGTAAAGCGGTGAAATTCACGAAATAA